The following proteins come from a genomic window of Ornithinimicrobium cryptoxanthini:
- the surE gene encoding 5'/3'-nucleotidase SurE, giving the protein MRVLVTNDDGIDSPGLAVLANVAHAAGHEVVVAAPSHEYSGASASLIGHQSDGRLELTTGRPPGLAEGVRSFGVRAAPALIVFAASYSAFGDRPDLVLSGANLGANTGHATLHSGTVGAALSAATQGIPALAASVASADPQHWDTVTDVCRVALDWVVRHSPEGRVLNINVPDIPPDQLRGLRKARLAAFGAVQATVKERGEGWVHLAYEELDAKHEPDTDAYLLMHGWATSSLLRTPMHDVADPAPPEFTTDAADREEHEVAVSRGRTMSTGTG; this is encoded by the coding sequence ATGCGAGTGCTGGTGACCAACGACGACGGGATCGACTCCCCTGGGCTGGCCGTCCTGGCCAACGTGGCCCACGCTGCGGGCCACGAGGTGGTGGTGGCGGCTCCCTCCCATGAGTACTCCGGTGCCTCGGCCTCGCTCATCGGGCACCAGAGCGACGGCAGGCTGGAGCTGACGACCGGGCGTCCACCGGGTCTGGCCGAAGGCGTTCGCTCCTTCGGCGTCCGGGCCGCGCCCGCGCTCATCGTCTTTGCCGCGAGCTACTCCGCCTTCGGCGACCGGCCGGACCTGGTGCTGTCCGGAGCCAACCTGGGCGCCAACACGGGGCACGCGACGCTCCACTCGGGCACCGTGGGCGCCGCCCTGTCGGCGGCCACCCAGGGCATCCCGGCACTGGCCGCGTCGGTCGCCTCGGCAGACCCACAGCACTGGGACACCGTGACGGACGTATGCCGAGTGGCGCTGGACTGGGTAGTGCGCCACTCCCCCGAGGGCCGGGTCCTCAACATCAACGTGCCGGACATCCCACCGGATCAGCTGCGCGGGCTGCGCAAGGCGCGGTTGGCCGCTTTCGGCGCCGTGCAGGCGACGGTCAAGGAGCGCGGGGAGGGGTGGGTCCACCTGGCCTATGAGGAGCTCGATGCCAAGCACGAGCCCGACACGGACGCCTACCTGCTCATGCACGGGTGGGCCACCTCGTCACTGTTGCGCACGCCGATGCACGACGTGGCAGACCCGGCACCCCCGGAGTTCACCAC